The Acanthochromis polyacanthus isolate Apoly-LR-REF ecotype Palm Island chromosome 5, KAUST_Apoly_ChrSc, whole genome shotgun sequence genome includes a window with the following:
- the parp3 gene encoding protein mono-ADP-ribosyltransferase PARP3 encodes MPPKRRAASAAKAGGKKVKEEAPETPKPKDAFTSAKEALLAAGPQVKGKRKVDEHCPLSSSGGEVYEDYDCMLNQTNIGHNNNKFYVIQIIKAKNKYYSWNRWGRVGEVGQSKLNPFDKAENAVKDFEKKFKDKTKNNWSDRTDFVSHAGKYTLIEVDGDQDAEVMVDTVDGKAVKVSKNVLPCTLDEATQDLITLIFSNDMFKEAMECMNLDIKKMPLGKLSKVQIAKGFEVLEEIEAAMTQKGGKRRLEELSSKFFTTIPHNFGRNRPPTIDTNEIIEQKKEMLMVLADIELAQTLKSETEKAQEEMIETVPHSIDQDYTSLKCRLSLVDKSTKTFKIIEQYLKATADDYRKPKIVNVWEVDRDTEGRRFSENDDLGNRRLLWHGTNIAVVAAILKSGLRIMPHSGGRVGRGIYFASENCKSAGYVHTCKNTGVMFLNEVALGKEHTITRDNSSLRKAPAGYDSVVARGSVEPDPSKDVFITLEGKKVAVPQGKPIQQPQFSDSYFGNSEYLIYKESQCRIRYLLELHMI; translated from the exons ATGCCACCCAAGAGACGAGCCGCATCTGCTGCCAAGGCTGGAGGAAAGAAGGTGAAAGAGGAGGCGCCTGAGACACCAAAGCCCAAAGATGCCTTCACCTCTGCCAAAGAGGCCCTTCTGGCTGCAGGGCCACAAGTTAAAGGCAAGAGGAAGGTGGATGAGCACTGTCCTCTGTCATCCTCTGGAGGAGAG GTATATGAGGACTATGACTGCATGCTCAATCAGACAAACATTGgacataataacaataaattttatgtcatccaaatcATTAAAGCAAAGAACAAATACTATTCATGGAACAGATGGGGTAGAGTG GGGGAAGTGGGGCAAAGCAAACTTAACCCGTTCGATAAAGCTGAGAACGCTGTGAAGGACTTTGAGAAAAAGTTTAAGGACAAGACGAAGAACAACTGGAGCGACCGGAcggattttgtgtctcatgcgGGGAAGTACACCTTGATAGAGGTGGATGGAGATCAGGACGCTGAGGTCATG GTGGACACTGTTGATGGGAAGGCAGTCAAAGTTTCGAAAAACGTCCTGCCTTGCACCCTTGATGAAGCCACACAGGACCTCATCACACTCATTTTCAGCAATGACATGTTCAAGGAGGCCATGGAATGTATGAACTTAG ACATCAAAAAGATGCCTTTGGGCAAGCTCAGTAAGGTGCAGATTGCAAAGGGCTTTGAAGTTTTGGAGGAGATTGAAGCAGCTATGACCCAAAAAGGCGGAAAACGACGTCTGGAAGAACTTTCGTCAAAGTTCTTCACCACAATCCCACACAACTTTGGCAGGAACAGACCGCCAACCATTGACACCAATGAGATTAttgaacagaaaaaagagaTGCTTATG GTGCTGGCTGACATTGAACTTGCCCAGACTCTGAAGTCAGAAACTGAGAAGGCTCAGGAAGAGATGATAGAGACGGTTCCTCATTCTATTGACCAAGACTACACTTCTCTCAAATGCAGGCTCAGTCTAGTGGATAAGAGCACCAAAACATTCAAG atCATAGAACAATACCTGAAAGCGACTGCAGATGACTATCGTAAACCGAAAATTGTCAACGTTTGGGAAGTTGATCGAGACACAGAG GGAAGGCGCTTTAGCGAGAACGATGATCTGGGAAATCGCCGTCTGTTGTGGCATGGTACAAACATAGCAGTGGTGGCTGCTATCCTGAAGAGCGGTCTGAGGATAATGCCTCATTCAGGAGGCCGTGTTGGTCGCGGTATCTATTTTGCATCCGAAAACTGCAAATCTGCAGGTTACG TGCACACTTGTAAGAATACTGGAGTGATGTTTCTGAATGAAGTAGCCCTGGGCAAAGAGCATACCATTACCAGAGACAACAGTTCTTTGAGGAAGGCTCCTGCAGGCTATGATAGTGTGGTGGCACGAGGCTCTGTGGAACCAG atCCCTCCAAGGATGTCTTCATCACCCTGGAGGGAAAAAAGGTTGCTGTGCCTCAGGGTAAGCCCATACAGCAGCCCCAGTTTTCAGACAGCTACTTTGGAAACAGTGAATATCTGATCTACAAAGAGAGCCAGTGTCGCATTCGCTACCTGCTGGAGCTGCACATGATTTGA
- the gpr61l gene encoding probable G-protein coupled receptor translates to MADKSGPMVAAVPNPSTPNLTTALWETNPTVPADVGVVTSSQSQIKDLFGLFCMVTLNLIALLANTGVMVAIARAPHLKRFAFVCHLCAVDLLCAILLMPLGIISSSPFFGTVVFTVLECQVYIFLNVFLICLSILTITAISVERYFYIVHPMRYEVKMTINLAIGVMLLIWVKSLLLALVTLFGWPAYGHQSSIAAAHCSLHASHSRLRRVFAVLFSVVCFLAPAAVIFAVYCAVYKVARSAALQQVPAVPTWANSSPAKDRSDSINSQTTMITTTRTLPQRLSPERAFSGGKAALTLVFIVGQFLVCWLPYFIFHLQMSLTGSMQSPGDLEEAVTWLAYSSFAVNPFFYGLLNRQIREELVKFRRCCLTQPVEFGASSQEGSLQENFLQFIQRTNSAAETHSNCANASPRNTDRGVKIPGQIPEEHA, encoded by the coding sequence ATGGCTGACAAGTCCGGTCCCATGGTAGCCGCTGTGCCAAATCCTtcaactccaaatcttaccacaGCCCTGTGGGAGACCAATCCTACGGTTCCTGCTGATGTGGGCGTCGTCACGAGCTCCCAGTCACAGATCAAAGACCTTTTTGGCTTGTTCTGCATGGTGACCCTTAACCTCATTGCTTTGCTGGCCAACACCGGTGTGATGGTGGCCATCGCTCGTGCTCCTCACCTCAAGAGGTTTGCATTTGTGTGCCACCTCTGTGCAGTGGACCTGCTGTGTGCCATCCTCCTCATGCCTTTGGGTATCATTTCCAGCTCACCGTTCTTTGGCACCGTGGTGTTTACTGTTTTGGAGTGCCAGGTTTACATCTTCCTTAATGTTTTCCTCATCTGTCTGTCCATTCTCACCATCACTGCCATCAGTGTGGAGCGCTATTTCTATATCGTGCACCCGATGCGTTATGAAGTCAAGATGACCATCAACCTTGCTATTGGTGTCATGCTCCTAATCTGGGTTAAGTCGCTCCTTTTAGCTTTGGTCACGCTGTTTGGGTGGCCGGCTTATGGACATCAGAGCTCTATTGCAGCAGCTCATTGCTCTCTTCATGCGAGTCACAGTCGCCTGAGAAGAGTATTTGCTGTGCTCTTTAGTGTGGTTTGCTTCCTGGCTCCTGCGGCggttatttttgctgtttactGTGCTGTGTACAAGGTGGCTCGCTCTGCAGCCCTGCAGCAAGTCCCTGCGGTGCCGACATGGGCCAACTCTAGCCCCGCCAAGGATCGCTCAGACTCCATCAACAGTCAGACCACCATGATCACCACCACGCGCACTCTGCCTCAGAGACTATCTCCCGAGAGGGCCTTCAGCGGAGGCAAGGCTGCACTTACTTTGGTATTCATCGTGGGCCAGTTCTTGGTGTGTTGGTTGCCCTACTTCATCTTCCACCTGCAGATGTCCTTGACTGGCTCCATGCAGAGCCCTGGGGACTTAGAGGAGGCAGTCACCTGGCTGGCCTACTCCTCTTTTGCAGTTAATCCCTTCTTCTACGGCCTGTTGAACAGACAGATTAGAGAGGAGCTGGTGAAGTTTCGGCGTTGCTGCTTAACCCAGCCTGTGGAGTTTGGGGCATCCAGCCAAGAGGGCTCACTTCAGGAAAACTTTCTCCAGTTCATTCAGAGAACCAATAGCGCAGCTGAGACTCACTCCAACTGTGCCAATGCCAgtcccagaaacacagacagaggaGTTAAAATCCCTGGACAAATACCTGAGGAGCATGCTTAG